Proteins encoded by one window of Filimonas effusa:
- a CDS encoding TIM barrel protein, whose protein sequence is MLLEKNKIDTLNDSLYSGHRKRFDFIAAEVNNIDAVIKKLSDFQVAIPSWALGTGGTRFGRFPGRGGEPRSLEEKIEDVGLLHALNRSSGAISLHIPWDIPGNAKAIKELAAQHGLRFDAMNSNTFQDQKDQQHSYKFGSMQHVDKAVRKQAVEHNIEVIKYGKELGSESLTVWLADGSCFPGQLNFRGAFQHTLESLQEVYDALPDNWKLFVEYKAFEPNFYSTTVGDWGQSLLYANKLGPKAYTLVDLGHHLPNANIEQIVSLLLMEGKLAGFHFNDSKYGDDDLTVGSINPYQLFLIFKELVEGMDARNMNHASDLGWMIDASHNVKDPLEDLLQSVEAIMIAYAQALLVDESGLKAAQASNDVVKAQEILQQAYRTDVRPLVAEARLRAGGALDPLQLYRSLDVRGALVKERGENTVATGL, encoded by the coding sequence ATGCTTTTGGAAAAAAACAAAATAGACACGTTGAACGATAGCCTGTATAGCGGGCATAGGAAGCGGTTTGATTTTATTGCTGCTGAGGTGAACAACATAGATGCGGTGATCAAGAAGCTTTCTGATTTCCAGGTTGCTATTCCCAGCTGGGCATTAGGAACCGGGGGGACGCGTTTCGGTCGTTTTCCGGGAAGAGGCGGTGAACCCCGCAGCCTGGAAGAGAAGATTGAAGATGTTGGGTTGCTGCATGCTTTAAACCGCAGCAGCGGCGCTATTTCGCTGCATATTCCCTGGGATATTCCGGGGAATGCAAAGGCTATCAAGGAGCTGGCTGCGCAGCATGGTCTTAGGTTTGATGCCATGAATTCGAATACATTCCAGGATCAGAAAGACCAGCAACATAGTTATAAGTTTGGCTCTATGCAGCATGTAGACAAGGCTGTTCGCAAGCAGGCTGTTGAACATAACATAGAGGTGATCAAGTATGGCAAAGAGCTGGGATCTGAATCGCTGACTGTATGGCTGGCTGATGGTTCCTGTTTTCCGGGGCAGCTGAATTTCCGCGGTGCTTTCCAGCATACACTTGAAAGTTTGCAGGAGGTTTATGATGCGCTTCCGGACAACTGGAAACTGTTTGTGGAATACAAAGCTTTTGAGCCTAATTTCTATTCTACCACTGTTGGCGACTGGGGGCAGTCGTTGTTGTATGCCAATAAGTTAGGGCCTAAGGCTTATACATTGGTAGACCTGGGTCACCATCTTCCCAATGCGAATATCGAGCAGATCGTTTCGCTGTTGCTGATGGAAGGAAAGCTGGCTGGTTTTCATTTCAATGATTCGAAGTATGGTGATGATGATCTTACTGTAGGCAGCATTAATCCTTACCAGTTATTTCTTATATTTAAAGAGCTGGTGGAGGGTATGGATGCGCGTAATATGAATCATGCTTCGGACCTGGGATGGATGATCGATGCTTCTCATAATGTGAAGGATCCGCTGGAAGATCTGTTGCAAAGTGTAGAGGCTATCATGATCGCTTATGCGCAGGCATTACTTGTTGATGAGAGCGGGCTGAAGGCAGCGCAGGCATCGAATGACGTAGTGAAGGCGCAGGAGATATTGCAGCAGGCTTACCGTACGGATGTGCGGCCGCTGGTTGCTGAAGCGCGTTTACGTGCGGGTGGCGCTTTAGATCCTCTTCAGCTTTACCGTTCTCTCGATGTAAGAGGTGCGCTGGTAAAGGAAAGAGGGGAAAATACAGTTGCTACAGGATTATAA
- a CDS encoding bifunctional aldolase/short-chain dehydrogenase, giving the protein MSTTTKQFKHVSYLWDESKAAAMEGDEVALLIYRSNLLGADLRLTNYGGGNTSCKAMAKDPLTGNEVEVMWVKGSGGDIGTLTKSGLAALYVDRLRSLKNIYRGVEFEDEMVELFNHCIYDLASKAPSIDTPLHGFLPFKHIDHLHPDAAIAIAAAKDGKKITQELFGGTIGWVEWKKPGFELGLQLKQCLDENPGIRGIMLGSHGLFTWGDTAYESYVNTLEVIERCAEYLEEHIGKSKPVFGGEKLQSLPKEERLSQAALLAPVLRGFCSSKQSMIGHFTDDDRVLQFINSNDLDRLAPLGTSCPDHFLRTKISPLVLNLAPQEDLSDVTAIKEKIAPLFEAYRKMYEEYYNTCKHANSPAIRDANPVVILYPGVGMFTFSKDKQTARVAAEFYINAINVMRGAEAISEYTSLPRQEAFDIEYWLLEEAKLQRMPKPKALSGKIALVTGSAGGIGKAIAKKFAEEGAVVVINDINEERLAGATEAFKKKFGKDAAAAAILDVTDAGSIRKAFKEAALAFGGVDIIVNNAGISISKPLADHTEGDWDKLYDILVKGQYLVSQAGVEVLRKQALGGDIINIVSKNSVVAGPNNAGYGSAKAAQAHLTRLLAAELGGDHIRVNTVNPDAVIADSNIWAGGWAEGRAKAYGITVEELPAYYAKRTLLNEAILPDDIANACFAFVGGLLNKSTGNILNVDGGVAMAFTR; this is encoded by the coding sequence ATGTCTACTACGACGAAGCAATTTAAACATGTGAGTTATTTGTGGGACGAAAGCAAGGCTGCTGCCATGGAAGGGGATGAGGTAGCATTGCTGATCTATCGTTCGAACCTGCTTGGTGCAGACCTGCGGCTGACCAACTATGGTGGTGGGAATACGTCGTGCAAAGCCATGGCGAAGGATCCTTTAACCGGAAATGAAGTGGAGGTGATGTGGGTAAAGGGTTCCGGTGGTGATATCGGTACTTTAACCAAAAGCGGGCTTGCGGCTTTATATGTTGACAGGCTGCGCAGTTTGAAGAATATTTATCGTGGTGTTGAATTTGAAGATGAAATGGTGGAGCTGTTCAACCATTGCATTTATGATCTGGCATCGAAGGCGCCTTCTATAGATACGCCATTGCATGGTTTTCTGCCTTTCAAACATATAGATCACCTGCATCCTGATGCGGCTATTGCTATTGCTGCTGCGAAGGATGGCAAGAAGATCACCCAGGAGCTGTTTGGTGGTACTATTGGCTGGGTAGAGTGGAAGAAGCCGGGTTTTGAGCTGGGCCTGCAGCTGAAACAATGTCTTGATGAGAACCCAGGCATCCGTGGTATCATGCTTGGTTCGCATGGTTTGTTCACCTGGGGTGATACGGCCTATGAGAGCTATGTTAATACGCTGGAGGTGATTGAGCGTTGTGCTGAATATCTTGAAGAACATATCGGTAAATCGAAGCCTGTGTTTGGCGGTGAGAAGCTGCAGTCGTTACCTAAGGAGGAAAGGCTGAGCCAGGCTGCTTTGCTGGCTCCTGTATTACGCGGTTTCTGTTCCAGCAAGCAAAGCATGATCGGGCATTTTACCGATGATGACCGTGTGCTTCAGTTTATCAATTCGAATGACCTGGACAGGCTGGCTCCATTGGGTACCAGTTGTCCTGACCACTTCCTGCGTACCAAGATAAGTCCATTGGTGTTGAACCTGGCGCCGCAGGAAGACTTATCGGATGTTACTGCTATTAAAGAGAAGATCGCTCCTTTGTTCGAGGCTTACCGCAAGATGTACGAGGAGTATTACAATACGTGCAAGCATGCGAACAGTCCTGCTATCCGTGATGCGAATCCGGTGGTGATATTGTACCCGGGTGTAGGGATGTTCACTTTTTCAAAGGACAAGCAAACTGCGCGTGTTGCTGCGGAGTTCTATATCAATGCCATTAATGTGATGAGGGGCGCTGAGGCTATCTCTGAATACACTTCATTGCCGAGGCAGGAGGCGTTTGACATTGAGTACTGGCTACTTGAGGAGGCGAAGCTTCAGCGTATGCCGAAGCCTAAAGCTTTAAGCGGCAAAATTGCATTGGTAACGGGCAGTGCCGGTGGTATAGGTAAGGCTATTGCGAAGAAGTTTGCCGAGGAAGGCGCTGTTGTGGTGATCAATGATATCAATGAAGAGCGTTTAGCCGGCGCTACAGAAGCGTTTAAGAAGAAGTTCGGTAAAGATGCCGCTGCTGCTGCGATCCTTGATGTGACGGATGCCGGTTCTATCCGTAAGGCTTTTAAGGAAGCGGCCCTGGCATTTGGTGGTGTTGATATTATCGTGAACAATGCGGGTATCAGTATATCAAAACCTTTGGCAGACCATACTGAAGGTGATTGGGATAAGTTATATGACATATTGGTGAAGGGCCAGTACCTGGTGTCGCAGGCTGGTGTAGAAGTATTACGTAAGCAGGCGCTGGGTGGCGATATCATTAATATCGTTTCCAAAAACTCTGTTGTTGCGGGGCCTAACAATGCTGGTTATGGTTCTGCGAAGGCGGCGCAGGCGCATCTTACGCGACTGCTGGCGGCCGAGCTTGGCGGTGATCATATCCGTGTGAATACGGTGAATCCCGATGCTGTTATTGCCGATTCGAATATATGGGCAGGTGGCTGGGCCGAAGGCCGTGCGAAGGCGTATGGTATTACAGTTGAAGAACTGCCTGCTTATTATGCAAAAAGAACATTGCTGAATGAGGCTATCTTACCTGATGATATCGCCAATGCGTGTTTTGCATTTGTTGGCGGGTTGCTTAACAAGTCGACCGGTAACATTCTGAATGTTGACGGTGGGGTTGCGATGGCGTTTACGCGATAG
- the rhaT gene encoding L-rhamnose/proton symporter RhaT — protein sequence MGVLLGVIFHFIGGFASGSFYIPYNKVKKWAWESYWIVGGLFSWLIVPPLAAWLTVPGFAEIIADTSTSTLTWTFFMGVLWGIGGLTYGLGVRYLGIALGSCVILGLCSVFGSLIPSVYYDIYPEAGKDSMSIIASNHWGRLILAGIVVCIIGIVICGKAGMLKDKDLSSKGLPAGSHDFRIGKGLFVAIVSGILSACFNFGIEAGKPMAELAVARGSNPLFQNNVIYVVLLWGGLTTNFIWCMILNFRNRTFGNYTNKKTPLLLNYVLCALAGTTWFLQFFFYGMGESKLGNGASSWILHMAFIILIANVWGLVLKEWKGVSRKTYATVIAGIVVIMASILLVGYGNSEKSKQAGAEPVQQSVH from the coding sequence ATGGGCGTGCTATTAGGGGTTATTTTTCATTTCATTGGAGGCTTTGCCTCGGGTAGTTTTTATATTCCTTACAATAAAGTTAAAAAATGGGCCTGGGAGAGTTACTGGATCGTGGGTGGGCTTTTTTCCTGGCTTATTGTACCTCCACTGGCGGCCTGGTTAACGGTTCCGGGTTTTGCTGAGATCATTGCGGACACCAGTACTTCAACGCTTACGTGGACATTTTTTATGGGAGTGCTTTGGGGGATAGGCGGCTTAACTTATGGGTTAGGTGTGCGTTACCTGGGGATAGCTCTTGGCAGCTGTGTTATCCTGGGATTGTGTTCTGTTTTCGGATCGCTTATTCCTTCTGTTTATTATGATATTTATCCTGAGGCGGGGAAGGACAGCATGAGCATTATTGCCAGTAATCACTGGGGCAGGCTGATACTGGCGGGTATTGTTGTTTGTATCATTGGCATTGTTATATGCGGTAAGGCGGGGATGCTGAAGGACAAGGATCTTTCGAGTAAAGGGTTGCCTGCGGGGAGCCATGATTTTCGTATCGGGAAGGGGTTGTTTGTTGCTATTGTATCGGGGATACTCAGTGCCTGTTTCAATTTTGGCATCGAGGCCGGGAAGCCAATGGCAGAGCTGGCTGTAGCGCGTGGCAGCAACCCGTTGTTCCAGAACAATGTTATTTATGTAGTGCTGTTATGGGGTGGGCTGACCACTAATTTCATATGGTGTATGATCCTGAATTTCCGGAACCGGACGTTTGGTAATTATACCAACAAGAAGACGCCGTTATTACTCAATTATGTTTTATGCGCATTGGCGGGGACGACGTGGTTCCTGCAATTCTTTTTTTATGGTATGGGGGAAAGTAAGCTGGGTAACGGAGCGAGTTCATGGATACTGCATATGGCTTTTATTATTTTGATCGCGAATGTGTGGGGTCTGGTATTAAAGGAGTGGAAGGGTGTAAGCCGGAAAACGTATGCTACTGTTATAGCTGGTATTGTGGTGATCATGGCTTCTATTCTGCTGGTGGGGTATGGTAATTCGGAGAAGAGCAAGCAGGCTGGCGCCGAGCCTGTTCAACAAAGTGTACACTAA
- a CDS encoding GntR family transcriptional regulator, which produces MKKPAIFQHLSIDYYAATPKYLQLVHGIMKATGEGVLKENDLLPSINELSFEFEISRDTAEKAYKYLKKLGILGSVPGKGYFIKTTDLHQPLKVFLLFNKLSAHKKIVYDAFTSTLGDLAAIDFYVYHNDFSLFRKFLSNSKNDYTHYVIIPHFLEGGENAHAIINTIPKEKLILLDKLVPGVEGDYAAVYEDFGKDIYRALEEANDLLSKYHTLKIVFPEYTYFPKEILEGFFRFCGQYAFNHKVVHDIITEPIAPGEVYINLMENDLVILIERILATQLKVGHEVGVISYNETPLKKIILNGITTISTDFQQMGEKAAQIVLSRSQEHIALPFYLNRRASL; this is translated from the coding sequence ATGAAGAAGCCTGCTATATTTCAGCACCTGTCAATTGATTATTACGCTGCTACTCCCAAGTACCTGCAGCTCGTTCACGGCATCATGAAAGCCACAGGCGAAGGCGTGCTCAAAGAAAACGACCTCCTGCCCTCTATCAACGAATTAAGCTTCGAATTCGAAATCTCCCGCGACACAGCCGAAAAAGCATACAAATACCTCAAAAAACTAGGCATCCTCGGCTCCGTCCCCGGAAAAGGATACTTCATCAAAACAACAGACCTCCATCAGCCCCTGAAGGTCTTTTTGCTCTTTAATAAACTAAGCGCACATAAGAAAATAGTCTACGACGCATTTACCAGCACCCTGGGCGATCTCGCTGCTATCGACTTCTATGTATACCATAACGACTTCTCCCTCTTCAGGAAGTTCCTGAGTAACAGCAAAAACGATTACACGCATTACGTCATCATCCCACACTTCCTCGAAGGAGGCGAAAATGCACACGCAATCATCAATACCATCCCAAAGGAAAAACTCATCCTGCTCGATAAACTCGTACCAGGTGTAGAAGGCGATTATGCCGCTGTTTATGAAGATTTCGGTAAAGACATTTACCGCGCGCTCGAAGAAGCAAACGACCTCCTAAGCAAATACCATACTCTCAAAATAGTATTCCCCGAATACACTTATTTCCCAAAGGAGATCCTCGAAGGCTTCTTCCGTTTCTGCGGCCAATACGCCTTCAACCATAAGGTAGTACACGACATCATTACCGAACCTATAGCTCCAGGCGAGGTCTATATTAACCTTATGGAAAACGACCTCGTTATCCTCATCGAACGCATACTGGCAACACAATTGAAAGTAGGCCACGAAGTAGGTGTAATATCCTACAACGAAACCCCGCTGAAGAAGATCATCTTAAATGGTATTACCACCATCTCTACCGACTTTCAGCAAATGGGAGAAAAGGCGGCTCAGATAGTATTGTCAAGAAGCCAGGAACACATAGCCCTGCCCTTTTATCTGAACCGAAGGGCATCACTCTAG
- a CDS encoding saccharopine dehydrogenase family protein — protein sequence MQQYSFLLYGANGYTGELIARQAANLGLKPLLAGRNKTAVTRLADELNMPYRIFGLNDTKALHAALAETTLVIHAAGPYHITALPMVKACIETGTHYIDLNGDISVFELIRSFHDNALQKDIMLLPGAGFDVVPTDCLAMSLKKKLPDATYLQIAFTITGSSLSRGTAISTLHQLGKPGARRFNGLLQHEPVGKRRFNFTFPGFSKPFFTMSIPWGDLSTAYYSTGIPNIETYTGISKIAWYFLKAQKAFNWLLRSNLAHKLILGIIKQLPAGPGTQTRQKGASLIYARVENIKGETVNARLRCSEAYAFTTDAALLIAEKITASNYKPGYQTPASAYGVELLDSLPAQYL from the coding sequence ATGCAGCAATACAGCTTTTTACTCTATGGAGCCAATGGCTATACAGGCGAACTCATTGCACGGCAGGCCGCAAACTTAGGCCTGAAACCACTCCTGGCAGGCAGAAACAAAACCGCTGTCACCCGGTTGGCCGACGAACTAAATATGCCATACCGTATCTTCGGCTTAAACGATACAAAAGCCCTCCACGCAGCACTTGCCGAAACAACTCTTGTAATACATGCTGCCGGACCATATCATATTACAGCATTACCCATGGTAAAAGCCTGCATCGAAACAGGCACCCATTATATCGATCTCAACGGCGACATCAGCGTGTTTGAACTAATCCGGTCTTTCCACGATAATGCATTGCAAAAAGACATCATGCTTTTACCAGGCGCCGGATTCGATGTGGTGCCTACCGACTGCCTCGCCATGTCCCTGAAGAAAAAACTCCCCGACGCCACTTACCTGCAAATAGCATTTACCATCACAGGCAGCAGCTTATCACGCGGCACCGCAATAAGCACCTTGCACCAGCTCGGAAAACCGGGAGCCCGCCGCTTTAATGGCCTGCTACAGCACGAACCCGTTGGTAAAAGAAGGTTCAACTTTACCTTCCCGGGCTTCAGTAAACCCTTTTTCACCATGAGCATCCCCTGGGGCGATCTAAGTACCGCCTACTATTCAACAGGTATCCCAAACATCGAAACCTATACCGGCATCAGCAAGATTGCCTGGTATTTCCTGAAAGCACAAAAAGCCTTCAACTGGCTGCTCCGCAGCAACCTTGCCCACAAACTGATCCTCGGAATAATAAAACAATTGCCCGCTGGCCCAGGCACACAAACACGGCAAAAAGGAGCCAGCCTCATCTACGCCAGGGTCGAAAATATAAAAGGAGAAACAGTAAACGCCCGTCTCCGCTGTTCCGAAGCCTATGCATTTACAACCGATGCCGCTTTACTGATAGCAGAAAAAATAACCGCCAGCAATTATAAACCCGGGTATCAGACACCCGCAAGCGCATATGGAGTAGAATTGTTGGATTCCTTGCCAGCCCAATATTTATAA
- a CDS encoding MauE/DoxX family redox-associated membrane protein — MKAAFIEVTRFLLILLFVYTASSKIQTFHSFQILLTKSPLIGRTFALPVAIFIPAIEIIATLLLVFPKTTLKGFYLSTALMALFTLYVSYMVLFAPKLPCLCGGVIEAMSWKQHIIFNAVFTVMSFTCCILYKSLPTKKQTGILAAQPV; from the coding sequence ATGAAAGCTGCATTTATTGAAGTAACCCGCTTTTTGTTGATTTTACTGTTTGTCTACACAGCCTCCAGTAAGATCCAAACCTTTCATTCCTTCCAGATCCTTCTTACCAAATCTCCTTTAATAGGAAGAACATTTGCGCTCCCCGTAGCCATTTTCATTCCTGCCATAGAAATTATTGCCACTCTCTTATTGGTCTTCCCCAAAACCACTTTGAAGGGCTTTTACCTGTCAACCGCCTTAATGGCGTTGTTCACGCTTTATGTTTCCTATATGGTGCTCTTCGCCCCTAAACTGCCATGTTTATGCGGAGGCGTGATAGAAGCAATGAGCTGGAAACAGCACATCATATTCAATGCAGTATTTACAGTAATGAGTTTCACTTGTTGTATATTATATAAAAGTTTGCCAACAAAAAAACAAACAGGTATATTAGCCGCCCAGCCTGTCTAA
- a CDS encoding RagB/SusD family nutrient uptake outer membrane protein, with product MQLQKYLILLVVVLAGSGCSKFLDKKPRSDIVEPASLSDVRAMLEIETHGVTPALPILSADEYYYRSYANLLQVTGTERNSYLWEKDVFAGETVRQDWQYPYIGIFYANNAMEAMEKMDSASTPAGKVLRGWALFLRAHNMYNLVKCFAKIYDKNTASTDPGIPIKLKAAIDDIQPRASVQAVYDQILKDLLEARTLLPTTLPANRNQPSVMATDALLARIGLTMQDYTMAERYADSCLSRYNKLIDYNGVSTSSAQPFVMNNDETLFATTAVLAYSADKVLTNTFISIDTVLLKMYNTNDIRGSVYYGKTGQYAILKRGYYGPSTFYPFTGIATDEVYLIKAECAARREAVDVCLSYLNQLLVKRYRQNTFTPLTASGGSAALLLTLAERRKELVWRGLRWDDLARLNKEGAEITLKRVVDGTTYTLAPNSPRYVFNIPADEIALSGIAQNER from the coding sequence ATGCAATTGCAAAAATACCTGATACTATTGGTGGTGGTTCTGGCAGGCAGTGGCTGTTCGAAGTTCCTGGATAAAAAGCCCAGATCGGATATTGTGGAACCTGCTTCGCTCAGTGATGTCAGGGCCATGCTGGAAATAGAAACGCATGGGGTAACACCTGCTTTGCCTATATTGTCGGCTGACGAATATTATTATCGCAGTTATGCAAACCTGCTCCAGGTTACGGGGACAGAACGTAATAGTTATTTATGGGAGAAGGATGTTTTTGCTGGTGAGACAGTACGTCAAGACTGGCAATATCCGTATATAGGGATATTTTATGCCAACAATGCGATGGAAGCGATGGAGAAGATGGATAGTGCTTCTACACCTGCGGGGAAAGTGTTGAGAGGGTGGGCCTTGTTTTTAAGGGCTCACAATATGTATAATCTTGTAAAATGTTTTGCGAAGATATATGATAAGAACACTGCGTCGACAGATCCGGGCATTCCTATAAAGTTGAAGGCTGCGATCGATGATATTCAGCCCAGGGCTTCGGTGCAGGCTGTTTATGACCAGATACTAAAGGATCTGCTGGAAGCGCGCACTTTATTGCCAACGACCTTACCGGCTAACCGTAATCAGCCGTCGGTTATGGCTACGGATGCTTTACTGGCGAGGATTGGTTTGACCATGCAGGATTATACGATGGCGGAGCGGTATGCTGACAGCTGTTTGAGCCGTTATAACAAGCTTATAGATTATAATGGGGTTAGTACGAGTTCGGCGCAGCCATTTGTGATGAACAATGATGAGACCTTATTTGCCACAACTGCTGTTTTGGCTTATTCGGCAGACAAGGTGCTGACGAATACTTTTATATCGATAGATACGGTATTGTTAAAGATGTATAATACTAATGATATACGGGGATCGGTATATTATGGGAAAACGGGGCAGTATGCTATTTTAAAGAGGGGGTATTACGGGCCTTCGACTTTTTATCCTTTTACTGGTATTGCTACTGATGAGGTTTATTTAATCAAGGCGGAATGTGCTGCGCGCAGGGAGGCTGTAGATGTTTGCCTTAGTTACCTGAATCAACTGCTGGTAAAGCGATACAGGCAGAACACATTTACGCCGCTCACTGCTTCCGGGGGTAGCGCTGCTCTTTTGCTGACGCTGGCTGAAAGGAGGAAGGAGTTGGTATGGCGTGGGCTGCGGTGGGATGATCTTGCGCGTTTAAATAAGGAAGGGGCAGAGATCACGTTAAAGCGGGTTGTTGATGGCACAACTTATACGCTGGCTCCGAATAGTCCCCGTTATGTTTTTAATATTCCTGCGGATGAAATTGCGCTGAGCGGGATTGCTCAGAATGAGCGATAA